The following nucleotide sequence is from Cytophagia bacterium CHB2.
TGGGAGTTGCGATTGCTCCGCAAGGAGGCTATCGCGTAATTTCCCATCATACCCTACCGCAATTCCAGTTCACGCACGTTGAGCAAGTCGTGCTCACCCTCGCGCTCAAAAACCTGCCGTTGCATCTTGATCAGGAGCTTAAGATGATTGCCGCCGGTTTGTTGAACAAACTATTGGAGCAGCCGGTGGAAAGTCCGGTGATCGCCCTGGAGGCTCCGCCGGCCGGGCAACCGCAGGGCAACGCTTTCGCGCGTTTGCAACAGGCCATTGAAACGCACAGACGCATTACGTTTCTCAAATACCGCAAGCTTGCCGACGAAACGGTTTCGGGTTTGACCCTCGAGCCATATCTCTTGTATTTTCGCGACCGCGCCTGGTATCTGGTTGCCTGGAATCCGCAGCGCGAGGCGCATCGCGTCGAGGCTCCGACGGAAGGGCGCGAGCAGGATATGGAACGGAGGCCGCATCGCGGTCGCGGACAAAAATGTCGCGATTACCGTTTCCATCGCCCGCCACCAGGTCGTTGGCGGCGCTGGCGAAAGCGATCTTAAAAGAGTTTGCCAAAAAGCCGCTCGCCGCCAAACTGTTCGGTC
It contains:
- a CDS encoding WYL domain-containing protein, which translates into the protein MQKSIRLLKILELCSHKRMMTAPRLAQMCGVTERTIYRDLQALGELGVAIAPQGGYRVISHHTLPQFQFTHVEQVVLTLALKNLPLHLDQELKMIAAGLLNKLLEQPVESPVIALEAPPAGQPQGNAFARLQQAIETHRRITFLKYRKLADETVSGLTLEPYLLYFRDRAWYLVAWNPQREAHRVEAPTEGREQDMERRPHRGRGQKCRDYRFHRPPPGRWRRWRKRS